A window of Festucalex cinctus isolate MCC-2025b chromosome 6, RoL_Fcin_1.0, whole genome shotgun sequence contains these coding sequences:
- the capn9 gene encoding calpain-9 yields MPVLSTPAAAGRAAIDTQMDGRSFEQLRQECLQRRVLFEDPDFPAQDSSLYFSQAIPVRLEWKRPPELCANPKFIVGDANRTDICQGQLGDCWLLAAIASLTLKKDALARVVPHDQDFENRYAGIFHFQFWQHNKWLDVVVDDRLPSVHGQLILLHSASNNEFWSALLEKAYAKLHGSYESLKGGSTMEAMEDFTGGVGELHDTKKANDGLFHVMRKALDRGSMMGCSIDISSSAESEAKTSSGLVKGHAYSVTGLQEVNCQGQKVKMVRVRNPWGQVEWNGPWSDGSREWDYVDQAEKRRILQHSTEDGEFWMTFEDFKSNFDKVEICNMTPDALTDNTKRHWEAQLFEGQWIRGSTAGGCRNFIDTFWTNPQFKLELADADDEDDMCSVVIALMQKNRRQLRKEGMDLETIGFSVYEAPNGADQQGKDFFRTHASKARSRTYINLREVSERFTLAPGRYLLVPTTFQPHREADFLVRIFSEKKVAALEMGSNVDADLPEPPPPSAPEDETDEEKGLRRLFDQLAGSDRAISVRELQQLLNGVLSSRKEIRFDGLSLHTCHSIMNLMDVDNTGKMEFQEFKVFWEKMKKWIMLFLSFDTDRSGKMSSYELRSALKAAGMQLNNQLLQLLGLRFADEKYDIDFDDYLTCIVRLENMFRVFQAMDEHNKGRIRMTMLQFLILSMNV; encoded by the exons atgcccGTGCTGTccacgccggcggcggcgggccgcgCCGCCATCGACACGCAGATGGACGGCCGCTCCTTCGAGCAGCTGCGGCAGGAATGCCTGCAGAGGCGCGTCCTGTTCGAGGACCCCGACTTCCCCGCCCAGGACTCCTCGCTCTACTTCAGCCAGGCCATTCCCGTCAGGCTGGAGTGGAAGAGGCCGCCG GAGCTGTGCGCCAACCCCAAGTTCATCGTGGGCGATGCCAACCGCACCGACATCTGCCAGGGCCAGCTGG GCGACTGCTGGCTCCTGGCCGCCATCGCGTCCTTGACCCTGAAGAAGGACGCTCTGGCGCGGGTGGTCCCGCACGACCAGGACTTTGAGAACCGCTACGCCGGCATCTTCCACTTCCAG TTTTGGCAGCACAACAAGTGGCTGGACGTGGTGGTGGACGACCGTCTGCCGTCGGTGCACGGTCAGCTCATCCTGCTCCACTCGGCCTCCAACAACGAGTTCTGGAGCGCCCTGCTGGAGAAGGCCTACGCCAA GCTGCACGGCAGCTACGAGTCGCTGAAGGGCGGCAGCACCATGGAGGCCATGGAGGACTTCACGGGCGGCGTGGGCGAGCTGCACGACACCAAGAAAGCCAACGACGGCCTCTTCCACGTCATGAGGAAGGCCCTCGACCGGGGATCCATGATGGGATGCTCCATCGAC ATCAGCAGCTCGGCCGAGTCGGAGGCCAAGACCAGCAGCGGCCTGGTCAAAGGTCACGCCTACTCCGTCACCGGCCTGCAGGAG GTCAACTGCCAAGGTCAAAAGGTCAAAATGGTCCGCGTGAGGAACCCTTGGGGTCAGGTGGAGTGGAACGGACCCTGGAGTGACGG TTCGCGCGAGTGGGACTACGTGGACCAAGCGGAGAAGCGGCGAATTCTGCAGCATTCCACCGAAGACGGCGAATTCTG GATGACGTTTGAGGACTTCAAGTCCAACTTCGACAAGGTGGAGATCTGCAACATGACGCCGGACGCGCTGACGGACAACACCAAGCGCCACTGGGAGGCGCAATTGTTCGAGGGCCAGTGGATCCGTGGCTCCACCGCTGGCGGCTGCAGGAACTTCATCG ACACGTTCTGGACCAACCCGCAGTTCAAGCTGGAGCTGGCGGACGCCGACGACGAGGACGACATGTGCAGCGTGGTCATCGCGCTCATGCAGAAGAACCGGCGGCAGCTGCGCAAGGAGGGCATGGACCTGGAGACCATCGGATTCTCCGTCTACGAG GCTCCGAACGGCGCCGATCAGCAGGGCAAAGATTTCTTCCGCACGCACGCGTCCAAAGCCCGCAGCAGGACGTACATCAACCTGCGCGAGGTGTCGGAGCGCTTCACGCTGGCGCCGGGCCGCTACCTGCTGGTGCCCACCACCTTCCAGCCGCACCGCGAGGCCGACTTCCTGGTGCGCATCTTCTCCGAGAAGAAGGTGGCCGCCCT GGAGATGGGCAGCAACGTGGACGCGGACCTGCCTGAG CCGCCGCCGCCCAGCGCTCCCGAGGACGAGACGGACGAGGAGAAAGGCCTCAGGAGGCTCTTCGACCAGCTGGCCGGATCG gaCCGAGCCATCTCGGTGCGGGAACTGCAGCAGTTGCTCAACGGCGTCCTCAGCAGCC GCAAGGAGATCCGCTTTGATGGTCTGAGCCTCCACACCTGCCACAGCATCATGAACCTGATGGAC GTGGACAACACGGGCAAGATGGAGTTCCAGGAGTTCAAGGTGTTCTgggagaagatgaagaagtggatC ATGCTCTTCCTGTCCTTTGACACGGACCGCTCGGGCAAGATGTCCTCCTACGAGCTCCGCAGCGCCCTCAAAGCCGCAG GCATGCAGCTGAACAATCAGCTGCTGCAGCTGCTCGGCTTGAGGTTTGCCGACGAGAAGTACGACATCGACTTTGACGACTATCTCACCTGCATCGTCCGCCTGGAGAACATGTTCC GAGTTTTCCAGGCGATGGATGAGCACAACAAGGGCCGAATCCGAATGACCATGTTGCAG TTTCTCATCTTGTCCATGAACGTGTGA
- the taf5l gene encoding TAF5-like RNA polymerase II p300/CBP-associated factor-associated factor 65 kDa subunit 5L: protein MKRVRTEQIQYAVAQYLKRRQYVDSADGSLKAAKLLQTPEEMAASLTVQSESGCANVVSAAPCQSDPQLYELQYARLRCFLSESDISWAKEVSALLYPLFVYLHLDMVRCGPKSAADAFYARFHAAFLQDADQRATVEQLRHVPGGQDAAAAAGPRLAALLAHKYVVRLSEGAHGYLLRYLQSDDNGAICRVLAAHLQLEVSASTRRTDYQLYGAAAGTAPPTGAPNSTWAGADGGENGEAAGEQLPAGAPPNDAALEALRDCIRKVREGPPSLTTVCFYAFRHTEQLLNTAEVSPDSRLLAAGFNDSAVKLWSLRARKLKAKPHVGDVSRVRLACDVLEEQTDDEDASGSEIKTLRGHSGPVLATAFLTDSSGLLSCSSDASVRYWDLGSFTNTALYVGHAHPVWDVAVSPCSLYFASGSRDRTARLWTPPRSYPLRVYAGHLADVDCVRFHPNSGYLATGSSDKTVRLWSTQQGASVRLFTGHRGPVLALAFSPDGRYLASGGEDQRVKLWDLASGALFKDLRGHADAVTGLSFSPDSGLLASASADNSVRVWDVRNAHQLAGAGAGPADGASSAELVGSYAGDAANVLGVQFAACNLLLVTGSARDQSQA, encoded by the exons ATGAAGCGGGTCCGCACGGAGCAGATCCAGTACGCCGTGGCTCAGTACCTCAAGCGCAGGCAGTATGTGGACTCTGCTGACGGCTCCCTGAAAGCCGCCAAACTCTTGCAGACGCCCGAAGAGATGGCTGCCAGCCTTACag TCCAGAGCGAGTCGGGGTGCGCCAACGTGGTGTCGGCGGCGCCGTGCCAGTCTGACCCGCAGCTGTACGAGTTGCAGTATGCCAGGCTGCGCTGCTTCCTGTCAG AATCGGACATCTCGTGGGCGAAGGAAGTGAGCGCGCTCCTCTACCCGCTCTTCGTCTACCTGCACCTGGACATGGTGCGCTGCGGCCCCAAGTCGGCGGCGGACGCCTTCTACGCGCGTTTCCATGCCGCCTTCCTGCAGGACGCCGACCAGCGCGCCACCGTGGAGCAGCTGCGCCACGTCCCGGGCGGGCAggacgcggcggcggcggccggcccgCGGCTCGCCGCCCTGCTGGCGCACAAGTACGTGGTGCGCCTCAGCGAGGGCGCCCACGGCTACCTGCTGCGCTACCTGCAGAGCGACGACAACGGCGCCATCTGCAGGGTCCTCGCCGCCCACCTGCAACTGGAG GTGAGCGCCTCAACCAGGCGAACGGACTACCAGCTTTACGGGGCGGCGGCCGGGACCGCCCCGCCCACCGGCGCCCCCAACTCCACCTGGGCGGGAGCGGACGGCGGCGAGAACGGCGAGGCGGCGGGCGAGCAGCTCCCGGCGGGCGCCCCGCCGAACGACGCGGCCCTGGAGGCGCTTCGCGACTGCATCAGGAAGGTTCGCGAGGGTCCGCCCTCGCTCACCACCGTCTGCTTCTACGCCTTCCGCCACACGGAGCAGCTGCTCAACACGGCCGAGGTGTCGCCCGACAGCCGCCTGCTGGCCGCCGGCTTCAACGACTCGGCCGTCAAGCTGTGGAGCCTGCGAGCGCGCAAGCTCAAGGCCAAGCCGCACGTCGGCGACGTGTCGCGCGTGCGCCTCGCCTGCGACGTCCTCGAGGAACAA acGGACGACGAGGACGCGTCGGGCAGCGAGATCAAGACGCTGCGCGGCCACAGCGGTCCCGTGCTGGCCACGGCCTTCCTGACGGACAGCTCGGGCCTGCTGTCGTGCTCGTCGGACGCCAGCGTGCGCTACTGGGACCTGGGCAGCTTCACCAACACGGCGCTGTACGTGGGCCACGCCCACCCGGTCTGGGACGTGGCCGTCAGCCCGTGCAGCCTCTACTTCGCCAGCGGCTCCCGCGACCGCACCGCCCGCCTCTGGACGCCGCCGCGCTCCTACCCGCTGCGCGTCTACGCCGGCCACCTGGCCGACGTGGACTGCGTCCGCTTCCACCCCAACTCGGGCTACCTGGCCACCGGCTCCAGCGACAAGACGGTGCGGCTGTGGAGCACGCAGCAGGGGGCGTCGGTGCGCCTCTTCACGGGCCACCGCGGGCCCGTGCTGGCGCTGGCCTTCTCGCCCGACGGCCGCTACCTGGCGTCGGGCGGCGAGGACCAGCGCGTCAAGCTGTGGGACCTGGCCTCGGGGGCGCTCTTCAAGGATCTGCGCGGCCACGCCGACGCCGTCACCGGCCTCTCCTTCAGCCCCGACAGCGGCCTGCTGGCGTCGGCGTCCGCCGACAACTCGGTGCGGGTGTGGGACGTGCGCAACGCCCACCAGCTCGCCGGCGCCGGCGCCGGGCCGGCCGACGGCGCGTCGTCCGCCGAGCTGGTGGGCTCGTACGCCGGCGACGCCGCCAACGTGCTGGGCGTGCAGTTCGCCGCCTGCAACCTGCTGCTGGTGACGGGCAGCGCGCGGGACCAAAGCCAAGCCTAG
- the ccsapa gene encoding uncharacterized protein ccsapa, with protein sequence MVTKKVRTEYMKKFRDPKWETFSKCYEDSLKYRLTRRLMEHSHKPWFWEGWEGGSVLTSGRSTPRHGRNRVAPVTPAAADNRLRSGLEADRDEDEDEEAADVDAHAAPADVPRTENAVPSPPNVSGASDQPNTDDGPPDSPDSNGEPAEPEPAQRRQRRHRRRTPNSEQGGRDGCQGNKSPADRKTERAKSQPPPGGASDNPCEDERAKKSATSNNSERCDASVQTTTATKTTRPRDKRPATGDRRRARSADPDKLRRSQRSQLTASAAAIAVATADERWVTEYMRCFSARVR encoded by the exons ATGGTGACCAAGAAAGTGCGAACGGAGTACATGAAGAAGTTCCGGGATCCCAAGTGGGAGACCTTCTCCAAATGCTACGAGGACTCGCTCAAGTACCGCCTGACCCGCCGGCTGATGGAGCACTCGCACAAGCCCTGGTTCTGGGAGGGCTGGGAGGGCGGGTCCGTGCTGACCAGCGGACGCTCCACGCCCCGCCACGGGCGCAACCGGGTGGCGCCGGtgacccccgccgccgccgacaACCGGCTGAGGTCCGGGCTGGAGGCCGAccgggatgaggatgaggatgaggaggcgGCCGATGTCGACGCTCATGCGGCACCGGCAG ACGTGCCGCGGACCGAAAACGCGGTCCCGAGTCCTCCGAACGTGAGCGGCGCCTCCGACCAGCCGAACACGGACGACGGGCCTCCGGACTCGCCGGACTCGAACGGGGAACCCGCCGAGCCGGAGCCGGCACAGAGGCGACAACGACGACACCGTCGCCGCACGCCAAACTCGGAACAGGGAGGCCGGGACGGTTGCCAGGGCAACAAGTCGCCGGCCGACCGCAAAACTGAGCGGGCCAAGAGCCAACCGCCACCAGGGGGCGCCAGCGACAACCCGTGCGAAGACGAGCGCGCCAAGAAAAGCGCAACGTCCAACAAT AGCGAGCGCTGCGACGCCAGCGTCCAGACGACAACGGCGACGAAAACGACGCGTCCTCGCGACAAGCGGCCGGCGACGGGCGATCGGCGCCGCGCTCGCTCGGCCGACCCGGACAAGCTGAGACGCTCGCAGCGCAGCCAGTTGaccgcctccgccgccgccatcGCCGTGGCGACGGCGGACGAGCGCTGGGTGACCGAGTACATGCGCTGCTTCTCCGCGCGCGTCAGGTAG
- the cdc6 gene encoding cell division control protein 6 homolog has product MASTRTSTRTRSQAPAQPTLPFPRRKSARVAASKPKRNLAEPDVKTTTTTTTTTMPAAAIPAPLSPRRPAAAPLPVSPDAPPARLPLSPRKRTVADNVLNKDAALLLLPSPPKQSKASSSLPSQRRLTFDENGAVSDRRKPTPSSPGAASAAVAASPARPSPREKAAACRLFPEKDVAASAKRALHTAPPERLLSRESECGAIRTFLERTAARRLPGSLYVSGAPGTGKTACLHWVLRHMKEELSHVRTLSVNCMSLRRSRGIFPLLAEKLNVPPAGRKSLQRHLSGPGPAVLLVLDELDQLDSKTQDVLYTIFEWPHLPQSRLCLVGIANALDLTDRILPRLQAVPRCRPLLLNFPPYTRDQLGAIVQDRLAQACADGVLDAAAVQFCARKVSAVSGDARKALDICRRAVEIVQSEHRKKAEHRPEPELCNSAGVPQVAHVLSEVYGDRMAACGGGDESFPLQQKLLACCLLMLVRAGKSKEVHLGKLHEAHSRLCARQQVGGVAQAECLSLCALLESRGIFALKKAKEARLTKVSLKIEEEAVEHALKDRTLVGSILDAGLP; this is encoded by the exons ATGGCGAGCACTCGCACGAGCACTCGCACTCGCTCGCAGGCTCCCGCGCAGCCCACTCTGCCCTTCCCCAGACGCAAATCCGCCAGGGTGGCGGCGTCCAAGCCCAAAAGAAACCTGGCCGAGCCCGACgtgaagacgacgacgacgacgacgacgacgacgatgccGGCGGCTGCCATTCCCGCCCCGCTGTCGCCGAGGCGGCCGGCTGCGGCGCCGCTTCCCGTGTCGCCGGACGCGCCCCCGGCGAGGCTTCCCCTCAGCCCGCGGAAACGCACGG TTGCCGACAACGTCCTCAACAAGGACGCGGCTCTTCTTCTGTTGCCGTCGCCTCCCAAGCAGAGCAAAGCGTCGTCGTCGTTGCCGTCGCAGCGCCGTTTAACCTTCGACGAAAACGGCGCCGTCTCGGATCGCCGCAAGCCGACGCCGTCATCGCCCGGCGCCGCCTCGGCGGCCGTCGCCGCGAGTCCGGCGCGACCCAGCCCCCGCGAGAAGGCGGCGGCGTGTCGACTCTTCCCCGAAA AGGACGTCGCGGCGAGCGCGAAGCGGGCGCTGCACACGGCGCCGCCCGAGCGCCTGCTGTCGCGAGAGTCTGAATGCGGCGCCATCCGGACGTTTTTGGAGCGGACGGCCGCCCGCCGGCTGCCCGGCAGCCTTTACGTGTCGGGAGCGCCCGGCACCGGCAAGACCGCCTGCCTGCACTGGGTCCTGCGACACATGAAG GAGGAGCTGTCGCACGTGCGGACGCTGTCGGTGAACTGCATGAGCCTGCGGCGCTCGCGCGGCATTTTCCCGCTTTTGGCCGAAAAGCTGAACGTGCCCCCCGCTGGCCGCAAAAGTCTGCAGAGACACCTGAGCGGGCCCGGACCCGCCGT CTTGTTGGTTCTGGACGAGTTGGACCAGCTGGACAGCAAAACGCAGGACGTCCTGTACACCATCTTCGAGTGGCCGCACCTGCCGCAGTCCAGACTCTGTCTCGTCG GAATCGCCAACGCTTTGGACCTGACGGACCGCATCctgccccgcctccaggccgtGCCTCGGTGTCGCCCCCTGCTGCTCAACTTCCCGCCGTACACCCGCGATCAGCTGGGCGCAATCGTGCAAGACAGACTCGCGCAG GCGTGCGCGGACGGCGTGTTGGACGCGGCGGCCGTGCAGTTTTGCGCCCGCAAAGTCTCGGCGGTGTCGGGAGACGCCAGGAAGGCTTTGGACATCTGCAG GCGAGCCGTGGAGATCGTCCAATCGGAACACAGGAAGAAGGCGGAGCATCGTCCTGAACCAG agTTGTGCAATTCTGCCGGCGTGCCGCAGGTGGCGCACGTCCTGTCCGAGGTGTACGGCGACCGCATGGCGGcgtgcggcggcggcgacgaAAGTTTCCCGCTGCAGCAGAAACTTCTGGCGTGCTGCCTGCTCATGTTGGTGCGCGCCGGCAAGAGCAAGGAGGTGCACCTCGGCAAG ctcCACGAGGCGCACAGCCGCCTGTGCGCTCGCCAGCAGGTGGGCGGCGTGGCTCAGGCCGAGTGTTTGTCGCTTTGCGCGCTGCTGGAGAGTCGCGGCATCTTCGCTCTCAAGAAGGCCAAAGAAGCGCGACTCACAAAG GTGTCCCTGAAGATCGAGGAGGAGGCCGTTGAACACGCACTGAAGGATCGCACGCTAGTTGGGAGCATCCTAGACGCGGGACTCCCATGA